The Janthinobacterium lividum genome has a window encoding:
- a CDS encoding CerR family C-terminal domain-containing protein has translation MIEKNATPTSHADDGRKPRSDGEQSRERLLHSAIRLFAEQGYAKTSTRELAQAAGTNAAAISYYFGDKAGLYRAAFAQQSSDPQDNIALYEQPHFTLRQSLEGFYAQLLAPMQQSEIARDCMRLWCREMLEPTGLWAHEIDQNIRPEHEALTRVLARHLGAPDNSDDMHRLAFSIASLALQHMVGTEVLQTLRPQLLESPRAMDTWLARMTDYALAMADVERRRLAIPPSTPTAQ, from the coding sequence ATGATTGAAAAAAACGCCACCCCTACTTCCCATGCCGACGACGGGCGCAAGCCCCGTTCCGACGGCGAGCAGTCGCGCGAGCGGCTGCTGCATAGCGCCATCCGCCTGTTTGCCGAGCAGGGTTATGCCAAGACGTCCACGCGCGAACTGGCGCAGGCGGCCGGCACCAATGCGGCCGCCATCAGCTACTATTTTGGCGACAAGGCGGGCTTGTACCGCGCCGCCTTTGCGCAGCAGTCCTCCGATCCGCAAGACAATATCGCCCTGTACGAGCAACCCCATTTCACCTTGCGCCAAAGCCTGGAAGGCTTTTATGCGCAATTGCTCGCCCCCATGCAGCAAAGCGAGATCGCGCGCGACTGCATGCGCCTGTGGTGCCGCGAAATGCTCGAACCGACGGGTCTGTGGGCACACGAGATCGACCAGAACATCCGCCCCGAGCATGAAGCGCTCACGCGCGTGCTGGCGCGCCACCTGGGTGCGCCCGACAACAGCGACGACATGCACCGCCTGGCATTTTCCATCGCCTCGCTGGCCCTGCAGCACATGGTCGGCACCGAGGTGCTGCAAACCTTGCGTCCGCAACTGCTGGAATCGCCGCGCGCCATGGACACCTGGCTGGCGCGCATGACCGACTACGCGCTGGCCATGGCCGACGTGGAGCGCCGGCGCCTGGCCATTCCTCCCTCTACCCCCACCGCTCAATGA